Within the Thermoplasmata archaeon genome, the region TCGCCATGCGAAACACGATCGCCTGGACGCCGAACGAGTGCGCGTATGCGGACAGGAGCGCCTCCGAGGCGAGCTTCGAGGCCCCGTACATCGAGATCGGCTCGAGCGGGCCGTAATCCTCCGGCGTCGGGACGCGCGCGGGCTCCCCGTACACGGTCGACGTGGAGGTGAAGACGATCCGCGGGACCTTCGCCGTGCGGCACGCCTCGAGGACCCGGTGCGTCGCGATGACGTTGTTGTCCAGGTGGGCTCGTGTGCCGCCCCGCCCCAGGCGGACCTCGGGGTTCGCGGCGAAATGGTAGACGGCGTCCGAGCGGCGGAAGATCGGCCGAAGATCGGCCCGGAGGATGTCGCGGCGGACGAGACGGGCCCCGGCTTTCATCGCCCCGGCGACGTTCGACCGCTTCCCGGACCGCAAGTGGTCCACGATCACGACGTCGGAATGCGCCGCGATCGCATTGGCGAGATGGGACCCGATGAATCCCGCGCCGCCGGTGATGACGATCCGAGGACGGGCCATGACTCCCGCCGCGCAACCTCGGCCGGCGTATTCAAGGTTCCTTCCGGCCGCGGAGATGGGTGACGAGCGCGTCGGCGGCCCGCGCGCGGTGCGAGACCGCGTTCTTCTCGACGAGGGACATCTCCCCGAACGTCTTCGACGCGCCGTCGGGGA harbors:
- a CDS encoding NAD-dependent epimerase/dehydratase family protein, encoding MARPRIVITGGAGFIGSHLANAIAAHSDVVIVDHLRSGKRSNVAGAMKAGARLVRRDILRADLRPIFRRSDAVYHFAANPEVRLGRGGTRAHLDNNVIATHRVLEACRTAKVPRIVFTSTSTVYGEPARVPTPEDYGPLEPISMYGASKLASEALLSAYAHSFGVQAIVFRMANVVGGRSGHGVVVDFVRKLRRNPKRLEILGSDPGTAKSYVYVDDAIAGILAGVRAAQEPVSLYNLGSDDAMTVRSLAEAVCEELGLRDVDFAWTGGSGGGRGWVGDVRIMQLDLNRIKATGWRPKKPSEQAVRAAARDASALTAKRPAP